The proteins below come from a single Elusimicrobiota bacterium genomic window:
- a CDS encoding adenylyl-sulfate kinase, which translates to MDTREQMSIVIVGHVDHGKSTVVGRLFADTGSLPEGKLESVRKECSRTGKPFEYAFLLDALTDEQDQGITIDTARSFFKTDKRDYILIDAPGHIEFLKNMISGAARAEAAVLVIDAKEGVRENSRRHGYLLSMLGVRQILVVVNKMDLVNRDQTLFLKIEQEFRSFLKGIGAPDPDCFIPASALNGENLTIRSQEMGWYKGPTLLEALDEFQKAPPHLDRPLRFPVQAIYKFTSQGDDRRIIAGRVESGRVKVGDPVFFSPSNKSSVIKSIEAFNATPRQEIGAGWSTGFTLNEEIYITRGELMSHTAAPPLVSTRFRANMIWLGKKPFIKGRDYKLKIHTQAVPVHLHEIKKVVDASDAGKVLEIHEVGRHDVADVVLETKQPIAFDDITQGEATARFVLVDGYDIAGGGIIISAERDDQEELREEARLRDFHWIKGGVSPQERSQRFGHRAALVMFVGKSGVGKHRYARTLEKDLFQDGHATYMLDGTNVLLGVDSDMIWTQSTQQELVRRFAEVAHILLDAGLLVVSTTNAIGLADVAAVQALIPDFPVLAIEICSGESALSSADLRLTGQEQNPDAASKLVGLLTRHNILFPKKK; encoded by the coding sequence GTGGACACCCGAGAACAGATGAGCATTGTCATCGTGGGTCATGTGGACCACGGGAAGAGCACCGTCGTGGGCCGGCTGTTCGCCGACACGGGTTCGCTCCCGGAAGGGAAATTGGAATCGGTACGCAAAGAATGTTCCCGCACGGGAAAACCCTTCGAGTATGCCTTTCTCTTAGACGCCTTGACGGACGAACAGGACCAAGGCATTACCATTGATACCGCCCGATCCTTTTTCAAAACAGACAAACGGGACTATATTCTTATTGATGCCCCCGGCCATATCGAGTTTCTCAAGAACATGATTTCCGGCGCCGCTCGGGCCGAGGCAGCCGTGTTGGTTATCGACGCCAAAGAAGGGGTTCGAGAGAACAGCCGGCGCCATGGGTATTTGCTTTCCATGTTGGGAGTGAGACAAATCCTAGTGGTTGTGAATAAAATGGATCTGGTGAACCGCGATCAAACTCTCTTTTTAAAAATCGAACAAGAGTTTCGCTCTTTTTTAAAGGGAATTGGGGCCCCTGACCCCGATTGTTTTATCCCCGCCAGCGCTTTAAATGGTGAAAATCTTACGATCCGAAGCCAAGAGATGGGTTGGTATAAGGGCCCCACTCTCTTGGAAGCCCTGGACGAATTCCAAAAAGCGCCTCCCCATCTTGACCGCCCCCTTCGTTTTCCTGTACAGGCCATTTATAAGTTCACCAGCCAGGGCGACGATCGTCGGATCATCGCGGGGCGCGTGGAATCCGGTCGGGTGAAGGTGGGGGATCCTGTTTTCTTTTCTCCCTCCAATAAATCCAGTGTCATCAAGAGCATTGAAGCCTTTAATGCAACACCCCGCCAAGAAATTGGCGCGGGGTGGTCAACGGGGTTTACCTTAAACGAAGAAATTTACATCACCCGTGGCGAACTCATGAGCCACACCGCGGCCCCACCCCTCGTCAGTACCCGATTCCGCGCCAACATGATATGGCTGGGCAAGAAGCCCTTTATCAAAGGCCGGGACTACAAACTCAAAATCCATACCCAGGCGGTTCCGGTTCACCTTCATGAAATCAAAAAAGTGGTGGACGCCTCTGACGCCGGGAAAGTTTTAGAAATTCACGAAGTCGGGCGTCATGACGTGGCGGATGTTGTTCTCGAAACGAAACAGCCCATCGCCTTTGACGACATCACCCAAGGAGAAGCAACAGCCCGTTTCGTTTTGGTGGATGGTTACGACATCGCGGGGGGGGGAATCATTATTTCCGCGGAACGGGACGATCAGGAAGAACTCCGGGAAGAAGCCCGTCTGCGTGATTTCCATTGGATTAAAGGGGGTGTCTCCCCCCAAGAACGGTCACAACGGTTCGGGCACCGGGCGGCGTTGGTCATGTTTGTTGGCAAGTCCGGTGTCGGAAAACATCGCTACGCCCGCACTCTTGAAAAAGATCTCTTCCAGGATGGCCACGCCACCTATATGTTGGATGGGACCAATGTCCTTCTTGGCGTTGACAGCGACATGATTTGGACCCAGTCGACCCAACAGGAACTCGTTCGTCGGTTCGCCGAAGTGGCCCACATTCTCCTGGACGCAGGGCTCTTGGTGGTGTCCACCACCAACGCCATCGGGCTCGCCGATGTCGCCGCGGTCCAAGCGCTTATTCCCGATTTCCCTGTCTTGGCTATCGAGATCTGTTCAGGGGAAAGCGCGCTTTCCTCGGCGGATCTACGACTGACAGGTCAGGAACAAAATCCCGACGCGGCGTCAAAACTCGTTGGACTTCTCACCCGCCACAACATCCTCTTTCCTAAAAAAAAGTAG
- a CDS encoding type IV toxin-antitoxin system AbiEi family antitoxin domain-containing protein yields the protein MKTLPATDILRLIKSQGLRFFRTSDILTLTGLKPAATTHALQRLAGKKLLTQLKRGVWANRLDDPLDPAEAVQHLTFPSPSYISLYTALSRQGAIDEVPRAVYAVTTGRPARLHTSLADFHIHHLPARLFWGFQQSHSNKGTFPMAEKEKAFLDLAYLGLVPRSPLGVPYSRNKKWDLDSQKIREYATRFAFPALTQYLKKIGF from the coding sequence ATGAAAACACTCCCAGCCACGGACATTTTACGGCTTATTAAAAGTCAGGGGTTGCGGTTTTTCAGAACGTCCGACATTCTCACACTCACGGGACTTAAACCTGCGGCAACGACCCACGCGCTCCAACGGCTCGCTGGTAAAAAACTGTTGACCCAACTCAAAAGGGGCGTGTGGGCCAACCGACTGGACGATCCGCTGGACCCTGCAGAAGCCGTCCAACACCTCACTTTTCCCTCGCCCAGTTACATTTCTCTTTACACCGCGCTTTCCAGGCAGGGTGCCATCGACGAAGTCCCCCGGGCGGTGTATGCCGTCACCACAGGCCGCCCCGCCCGGCTCCATACGTCTTTGGCCGATTTTCATATCCACCACCTCCCGGCCCGCCTGTTTTGGGGTTTTCAGCAAAGCCACTCAAACAAAGGGACCTTCCCCATGGCCGAAAAAGAAAAAGCCTTTCTGGATCTGGCCTACCTGGGGCTCGTTCCACGGTCCCCCTTGGGCGTTCCGTATTCCCGCAATAAAAAATGGGATTTGGATTCCCAAAAAATCAGGGAATACGCCACTCGATTCGCCTTTCCAGCGCTCACCCAATACCTCAAAAAAATAGGCTTCTGA
- a CDS encoding nucleotidyl transferase AbiEii/AbiGii toxin family protein → MDPSFRVRELFHLHALRQLASRLALRPYAVKGGICLRFFHRSPRLSEDMDIDVSPRLPVRTLRHAVDHILGGPALTAGLRPQGVIGLQFSAPKQTETTQRWKILLTVMGGTRLSTRLEFSRRTPDIAADRATPTPEILEMAFLPPFVAAHYGPKEMIAQKIRALGSPSRVAARDLFDLHHLYSQFPRTPFQKFDDLTSEERERAVNKANGFSLGDFREQVLPFLPEDLETLYGNPAGFQMMKETVERHLAESL, encoded by the coding sequence ATGGACCCTTCTTTTCGCGTTCGCGAACTGTTTCACTTGCATGCCCTGCGGCAGTTGGCCTCCCGACTGGCCCTCCGGCCCTATGCTGTGAAGGGAGGAATTTGCCTTCGCTTTTTCCATCGTTCGCCCCGACTTTCGGAAGACATGGACATCGACGTTTCCCCGCGACTTCCCGTGCGTACACTTCGACATGCGGTCGACCACATACTGGGGGGGCCAGCCCTTACCGCCGGGCTTCGCCCTCAGGGCGTCATCGGCCTGCAGTTTTCGGCCCCTAAACAAACGGAGACAACCCAACGATGGAAAATCCTATTGACAGTGATGGGAGGCACCCGACTTTCAACCCGGCTGGAATTCAGCCGACGCACCCCGGACATCGCAGCGGATCGGGCAACCCCAACCCCTGAAATTTTAGAAATGGCCTTCCTTCCGCCGTTCGTGGCCGCCCACTATGGGCCCAAAGAAATGATCGCCCAAAAGATCCGCGCCTTAGGATCGCCTTCCCGCGTTGCCGCTCGGGACCTGTTTGACCTCCATCACTTGTATTCTCAATTTCCAAGGACACCGTTTCAAAAATTCGACGATCTCACTTCGGAAGAGAGGGAGAGGGCGGTGAACAAGGCGAACGGTTTTTCTCTGGGCGATTTCCGCGAACAAGTGCTTCCGTTCCTTCCAGAAGACTTAGAAACCCTCTACGGCAATCCAGCGGGATTTCAGATGATGAAAGAAACCGTTGAGCGACATCTGGCGGAGTCACTATGA
- a CDS encoding carbohydrate binding domain-containing protein produces the protein MNFKNAAFGFAIGVLCWGTTMATEVVVLDFNKISSATTLFGSNAQVNDNQKVQNRLFDERILDRGFEWSLDQKWTSVIQTATASISQDCTERYGDRCSAKTVINTFLSGSIVAMVQTAVWVESGQTYTYSFWAKQSSYGGNITVSMIDPNTLYSIVSNSGIHPSIASSWTQYSGSFTVTDSQVNGLFLLQFNGTGTVWIDNLSLIPTVTQSGLSPALFNAFGELGMKTMRFGSGSEANAYDWKKAVGPRDLRKSNVSVFHYYTQTAGDGFDKKPYYNDFGVDEFLQMSEAQGWTPVFIVNLASGPTIAAQWVEYCNGSPSTPFGAQRAANGRSTPYHVKYWEVGNEIWNQIAPEPGSLPNPGGYTQPNTDNYINAFRDFSDAMKAVDPTIFVGAVGGHKPSDGYMTGIVDPNWNQDLLAGAATQMDFLSIHVYATGRDNRMLDETTVYNALMGSPLFFEEEIISLKSLIAESGNPQIQIAVTEYAAQTTTTTGNSNFFFPQNLQSTLFMASMKNTFLRQGIRLVNQFDLLNESSSLVEFTLTAGFNATLIRHGPFYVETLYKDYLKPTLVDVQVTGTTFTSEPVGWMPGETSIPTVDALATLDSANKEISLLMVNRNKDNSVSVNLDFDNFSFPLTFEQGSVISGSAIDSRNTVATPNEIQRSGFNSSDVSSLLPSTKGEPRFQVTLPKLSVTALQFSFTEGSLQDVRAYPNPFQPNLHPRGIFFSSIPLDAHVRVFTITGALVRELSINEQNGETVWDGRNIEGQRVASGVYLVLIKSNLRSKTLKVVVQN, from the coding sequence ATGAATTTCAAAAATGCGGCTTTTGGATTTGCCATTGGAGTATTATGTTGGGGAACCACAATGGCGACCGAAGTGGTCGTATTGGACTTCAATAAAATCAGTTCCGCCACGACTCTGTTTGGATCGAACGCTCAGGTCAACGACAACCAAAAAGTTCAAAACCGCCTTTTTGACGAACGGATCCTCGATCGTGGGTTCGAGTGGTCCCTAGATCAAAAGTGGACCTCCGTTATCCAAACGGCCACTGCCTCCATTTCCCAAGATTGCACGGAAAGATATGGGGATAGATGTTCCGCCAAAACCGTCATTAACACCTTTCTCTCCGGGAGCATTGTGGCAATGGTCCAAACCGCGGTCTGGGTGGAGTCGGGACAAACCTACACATATTCATTCTGGGCAAAACAATCCAGCTACGGGGGAAACATCACGGTTTCAATGATCGATCCCAATACCCTTTATTCCATCGTTTCAAATTCAGGAATTCACCCTTCCATTGCTTCCAGCTGGACCCAATATTCAGGGTCCTTCACCGTCACAGACAGTCAAGTCAACGGTCTTTTTCTTCTTCAATTTAACGGAACAGGAACAGTTTGGATTGATAACTTAAGTCTTATCCCCACGGTCACCCAAAGTGGCCTCTCTCCTGCCCTATTCAATGCCTTTGGAGAATTGGGGATGAAAACCATGCGCTTCGGTTCTGGGAGTGAGGCCAACGCTTACGACTGGAAAAAAGCTGTGGGCCCTCGAGATTTGAGAAAATCAAATGTGAGCGTGTTTCACTATTACACTCAAACCGCCGGAGATGGCTTCGATAAAAAACCCTATTACAATGATTTTGGTGTGGACGAATTTCTCCAAATGTCCGAGGCCCAAGGATGGACGCCTGTCTTTATCGTCAATTTAGCCTCTGGACCTACCATCGCAGCCCAGTGGGTCGAATATTGCAACGGATCACCATCGACTCCTTTCGGCGCCCAACGCGCAGCCAACGGTCGATCGACCCCTTACCATGTCAAATATTGGGAGGTGGGAAACGAAATTTGGAACCAAATCGCTCCCGAACCGGGATCTTTGCCCAACCCCGGGGGATACACTCAACCGAACACAGACAATTACATCAATGCCTTTCGAGATTTCTCTGACGCCATGAAAGCGGTAGACCCCACCATTTTTGTCGGTGCTGTAGGAGGGCACAAACCGTCGGATGGGTATATGACAGGGATTGTGGATCCCAACTGGAATCAAGATCTTCTCGCTGGGGCCGCGACCCAAATGGATTTTTTATCGATTCATGTTTATGCCACGGGACGCGATAATCGTATGCTCGATGAAACAACCGTTTATAACGCGCTCATGGGGTCCCCTCTCTTTTTTGAGGAAGAAATTATCAGTTTAAAATCCCTCATTGCCGAGTCGGGAAACCCTCAGATCCAAATCGCGGTTACTGAATACGCGGCACAGACCACCACAACGACAGGGAATAGTAATTTTTTCTTCCCACAAAATCTCCAATCCACGCTTTTCATGGCTTCCATGAAAAACACCTTTCTCCGCCAGGGCATTCGATTGGTCAACCAGTTCGATCTGTTAAACGAAAGTTCATCCCTCGTGGAGTTTACTCTCACTGCCGGATTTAACGCCACCCTTATTCGTCATGGTCCCTTTTATGTGGAGACGCTTTACAAAGATTACCTCAAACCCACACTCGTGGACGTCCAAGTGACCGGGACAACGTTCACGTCTGAACCTGTGGGGTGGATGCCTGGAGAAACCTCTATCCCAACGGTCGACGCCTTGGCCACTCTCGACTCTGCCAATAAAGAAATCTCACTCCTGATGGTGAACCGAAACAAAGACAACAGCGTCTCCGTTAATCTTGATTTCGATAATTTCAGTTTCCCTTTAACCTTTGAGCAGGGGAGCGTGATTTCGGGCTCCGCGATTGATTCTCGCAACACGGTGGCCACACCAAACGAAATCCAACGGTCCGGGTTCAATAGCTCCGACGTTTCTTCTCTTCTCCCCTCGACAAAAGGGGAACCCCGATTCCAGGTGACACTCCCGAAGCTGTCAGTTACAGCCCTTCAATTTTCCTTCACTGAGGGGTCACTTCAAGACGTTCGAGCCTATCCTAACCCATTTCAGCCCAACCTCCATCCCAGAGGGATTTTTTTTTCCTCCATTCCTCTGGATGCCCACGTTCGGGTCTTTACGATTACGGGTGCCCTCGTTCGCGAATTATCTATCAATGAACAAAATGGGGAAACCGTCTGGGATGGCCGCAATATAGAGGGCCAGAGGGTCGCCAGCGGCGTCTACCTCGTTTTGATCAAAAGTAACTTAAGGAGTAAAACGTTAAAGGTCGTGGTCCAGAACTAA
- the cysD gene encoding sulfate adenylyltransferase subunit CysD — MNHLDQLEQQSVYIFREAFRHFERLCMLWSIGKDSTVLLWLARKAFFGHVPFPLVHIDTSYKLPEMIAYRERLALEYKLTMIVGQNVEAIKAGRTFPATQHLPEGHPDKLSRVECCGLLKKDALANTLNGTWPRQKLNHTSGQYEIDPDRAPYHGVIVGARADEEGSRSKERYFSPRDKNSAWDVGEQPPEFWNQFKTDFAPGTHVRIHPLLDWTELHIWEYIKRENIPTVSLYYDQGAGTRYRSLGCGPCQAPIESQARNVDDIITELKSGKLKNVAERSGRLQDGKHGLEELRREGYM, encoded by the coding sequence ATGAATCATTTGGATCAGTTGGAACAACAGAGTGTCTATATCTTCCGAGAGGCGTTCCGTCATTTTGAACGTCTCTGCATGCTGTGGTCCATTGGGAAAGATTCCACGGTCTTGCTTTGGCTCGCGCGCAAAGCTTTTTTTGGACATGTCCCCTTTCCTTTGGTTCACATCGACACCAGTTATAAACTTCCAGAGATGATTGCCTATCGGGAACGATTGGCCCTGGAATATAAACTGACCATGATCGTCGGCCAGAATGTTGAAGCCATTAAGGCCGGTCGAACGTTTCCGGCCACCCAACATCTTCCGGAGGGCCATCCCGATAAATTGTCTCGAGTGGAATGTTGTGGCCTTTTGAAAAAAGACGCCCTGGCCAACACGCTGAATGGCACTTGGCCAAGACAAAAACTTAACCACACCTCAGGTCAATACGAAATAGATCCCGATCGGGCCCCGTACCATGGCGTCATTGTGGGTGCCCGAGCCGATGAAGAAGGAAGCCGCTCGAAAGAGCGCTATTTCTCTCCCCGGGACAAAAACAGCGCCTGGGATGTGGGGGAACAACCCCCGGAATTTTGGAATCAGTTTAAAACCGATTTCGCCCCAGGCACCCACGTTCGCATTCACCCCTTATTGGATTGGACCGAGCTTCATATCTGGGAATACATTAAACGGGAAAATATCCCCACCGTATCCCTTTATTACGATCAGGGGGCGGGAACGCGTTACCGAAGTTTGGGCTGTGGCCCCTGCCAAGCCCCCATCGAAAGCCAAGCCCGGAACGTGGACGATATTATTACGGAACTGAAAAGCGGAAAACTTAAAAACGTTGCGGAACGCTCGGGCCGGTTGCAAGACGGCAAACACGGTCTCGAAGAACTGCGCCGCGAAGGGTACATGTGA